The sequence AAGAGATAAAGGCACGGTCTCTGTCTATGTAAAAATACGAGCCACCTCACTGACTTGTAAAATGCTTTTGAGAATATATGTTCAACAGAACGACTTTCATGTTAGGAATGTTGTTAATCAAGGGCCACATGAAGCTTCTGAGTCTAATTGCTTGAACATAAATTGGGAAGATCTAAAGTCAAGACTCTTTGACTGCCACAACATGGTcattagttttacatttaaaagtgtctgttaatTTTACACAGTGTATCATGCATATCTAACTACGTTTATGCCTTGGTTAACTGATAACCTAGATTACCTTAACAACTTCCTGCAATAGTTTTGACCTAAATTTCTTAATTGTTACAAGGTTGTAACTCATAACATGCATtatgcaatcaagtcaatgatgtGACACTTTCTTATTTGTGCCatctaataatttattcaaaaatacatgaaTGCAGTTCACATATACAtaagtagggatgcacgataaatattggcacgatatttaatgcgcatctcgtcattaaagccggttctgtaatcagtggtaaatctctacacgtgcgtgctttcacgtggagcagcaatTACTACACAGAGCttttgttcactgacaagctgcacaaaacatgcacaaaatatgatcgtggttttgcgcagcttgttaGTGAACAACGCCTctttgtagtaaatgctgctccacgtgaaagcacgcacgtgtagagatttactgctgattacagaaccggctttaatgacgagatgcacattaaatatcgtgccgataagcatgttttaatatttaaattaaaattcatttaaacaattttgggggcataaagttaaaatgttttgatgtcATAATTTGTTGTAATTAGTAGTATAATTAAAGGAGTTTAACTTTTTTGGAGAAAATATTAAACCGATTACTGATTaataactgaaaaatattatttaaagtcaTGTGGTCTAACCAATATGCCGAATtgaggagaaaaaacaacaacaacatgaaatcATATCAGATAATTGAGCTTTTTTTATGAGAAGCTAAGGTTAATTCTTTCtgattgtaaaatgtcatgtggtgcaactttGTATAAACCCAATgatatttataaatcaataatttcagattttaaataatgcttttacttttaaaatagattttaaaagttaaaaaattgatttaattatgtGCCTTCACATGTATTCAAGGACTCTAGAAAAGGATAGTATTTTTACttaatggttacaccacatgacattttggagtgtttttttttttttttttttttttggaaaccaacatgaatacaaaaaatatatttttaagaactttgcatatttaaaatatttttcttatagaCTTACattctgcagcagcagcagaatgaaCAGTCTGTCATAACCTTCAGCTAGTAAATTGATTTTGGGGTTAATGGACCTCCACGGAAGCTGCTTGACTGTATTTTGTTAATAGTTCTCTATTTAGTTTAATAGCTGCTCACGAATAGGGGTCCGTCGGTGAATCTTCTGGGTCAGTATTGAATCTGCTATGATCTGCTGTCAGACACCGACATTCTTTAAGGTCCCCGGGGGCCCCTGCAATCAAATACATAATTTAGAACTTAATGGATGTGATTTCTGAGTGCACTTATCACTTATGAGTCCAACCTGCTTGATGAGTTTTGTTTTGAGAGCAATTTCAGGCCCATCGCAGACTTAATTTATGGCATTTTCAAGGAAGCCTAATGGCGCTTGCATGTTGGAGTGAGTAAAGGAGGACATTTGGTGTAATAAGGGAGGCTCCAAATCAATTCCTGGGATGTCTCTCTTTCCGGGATATTCACCATGATGGTGGACTGTCCTTATCGGACACAGTCACTTAACTGACTCATCCTCAGGTTAATGGTTTGCGAACATCCTCTCAGCATGTGAGAGCCATTTTGAAGCTAGGTTCATATGTCTGAAGCCACTATTTAATTTGTTGCAGTTTAATATGTTTTCCTCTTTATAAATTGTTTACATCtaactattgtttatttattgttattgaatAGATTTTTccttaaaagtttacattttcagCAGAACAATCTCAATTTCagattcacatttattttgatatttaaattttttaacattaaaattctaaaacttttacaggtttaaattagattttagtttCTCTATTGTCAGTGTGGTGGTCTCAGCCCAACAAAAGACCGTCAGCACGGTTTCACTTCAGAGCATtgcactcaagagtgtgaaaacACTTAAAAGCCCTGTAGTCCATATGCTTTCAGCAAATGATCTAGTACCACGCCGCAGGGCAGGCTGTAGGACATGATGTTTCCCATCAAGAGTGTTTGCAGCAGAGTTTTAACAACAGGTGCATGAAGAAGCTTCTGCAGCAGCACCTGTTCATGAAACAGAGAGAAGAGGCATGAGGGGGTTGGGAGGGTCAGAGTCATTTGTTTACTTCACCTGGTGCTGGTTTTGAAGCTCTGAGGGCTCTCTGACACTCGATCCTTTTCTCTTTTAGTATGTCAGCCAGCATCCATTTACTTTTTTGCTACTACTAATGCTCCAGTATCACCAGCAAGACAACATGTTATAAATCATGTGAAAAACAGACAGCTGCTAGACAGAAATCATATGGGGTAGATCGTCCAGTTGGGTCCAGATATATTCTATTACATTaaggaatatttttttatttttttatttattttgtgagggGAAAAGAGTGGTTCAAGTGTTACCACATACAGCAGCAAAGTTTTAGTGCAAAACTATTTCAAACAGATCTATCTATTAAATGAaggttattaattttattttgaatgcttcatccatgtcttttttttaaaaatgttattatttagttTTCCCAAGAATTCTTGTAATAATGATCCATGTTGTTAGCATGTATGTTAACCTCCAAAATAACAGGCCAGGTGATGCGAAGAGGATTAGTACTATATCAGTTATTAGCATTCTTTGCTCTTGTATGTTTTCCTTTTTGTAAACCTGGCCAGGAACTGAGTCCAGTTTTATGACGGGTCCGTACAGGTAAAGGGCTATTAGCAGGACCACGCTTCACTGAGCAATGAGACAGAAATTTATCTTAGCATAACAATGAAGCTAATACCTGTGTGGCCACAGGCTGCAGTGAGCTTTGGCTGTAAGCACATTCTGTTCTCTCCCAGTGGGCTCATCTCACCCTTAATGAACCTGTACACTGAGAAGTGTTTTTTagtaatgcattttgtttttctggaCACGAGATGGAAGATTACCTATAAAGAAACACAAGTTGCTACTGATTAATTTGGGGTTTACAAACAAACTataaaagagaaattaaattaTGGTACTCTGCagtaatgattaaaataatttttgttaattgaaataaagctgatgtAAAATCTGGTAACTAGTGAAAtcactaaactaaaactgaaataaaattaaagcaaaatagtaataaagaatctaataaaaatacttcaaaatatgattaaatactataatagtatattaatagtaaaattataacttttttgagatttattttttactcatacAAAATGCTAGAATAGCtctatgtgaccctggaccacaaaaccagtcataagtcatttttttttttaaacttataaaaaacttatgaaagctgaataaataagctttccattgatgtatggtttgttaggatatgactaTATTTGGtagagatgcaactatttgaacatctggaatctgagggtgcaaaaaaaatcaaaatattgagaaaatcgccttttgaagttgtccaaatgaggttcttagcaatgcagattactaatcaaaaattcagttttgatatttatggtaggaaatttacccaatatcttcatggaacatgatctttatttaatatcctaatgatttttggcattaaagaaaaatcgataattttgacccatacaatggtCAAAAGGACAAATATAcgtgcgacttaagactggttttgtggtccagggtcactaaTACTCATTGGTAGCAGTGCCAGCTAATTCTTTTGCTGCTTatggtatattatttttttccccattaaacaACAGCcacatatttctgtttttaaatccgAAATAAGTTGATTCAGTCAagcaataaattttttatatatatatgttttggtGGAATTTTGTCGAAAGTATGTGGTTTTGTCTCAGTCTTATCTTGTACTACTATTTTCAGTTGACAGTTATCAGTCCCAACTGTTGACGTCCCTTTCTCAGAAGTGCAGTTGTGAAACAACAACCAGTTTAACTGGCTTTGGTGTTTGTCCAGAAATTGGATTCAGAGCCTttttccaattttaaaatatttagtttcaggTGAAGGTCATGTCAAATTTACGTGTAATAAAAACCCAATGAATCATGATTGAAATAATTTTCCCATCAATTGCAATTTCATTTCTTAGCTTTGGCATCAAAAATGAGAATggtatcttttttttctccctgaaagcactttttagattaaatttagattaaaaaagtatgaaagtgTTTAAGCTTCATTACCTGTCTGTATCATTAAATTGTATCACAAATACTACATTTGTTTTAGTACTGTATTTAGTGACTGTTTGTTAGTGAAGTACAGACCCTTGTCTTTTTGAACAAACATGAGTGCTTGAAATTTGAATATCAAATCAGCCAGGCAGAATTGGTGAttcaaataagattaaaatattgAGGGTCAGAATAAAAAGCTACTCCAAACACCCTCTCAAGTTtcaatcaaaaaatgtaaatgcaaaaattaaaccTATAAAAATATGGGAATGTGCGTGTACATGTTTACTTTAGGCTTTGTCTGCTTACTATGTATCTCTACAGGATGTTTTCCCAAACACATTGTATTTACACTCATGTCTTTCATTGTGCATTTAGTGAGTGGTTTGGGAACTGTCATGGGCAAGTATGGAGACACCATTGAAATCCCATGCAACAACGGCCGTGTCGTGGAAGCAGAAGTCACATTTGTTAAATGGAAATATGTAAGTTTGAGGTTCAgtctttttctgtcatttaaaagtTGCGGTGTGTAATTTTTCCAGATTCTTAAAATAATAGCTACTATTTCCGAACAGGTTTCCCTAATACTACTGCCACTTCACCCACTGCTATTGTTCAGACAAACTACTCCAATTCCTAGCTAAATTTATGCTGTTGTCTAAACAGTTTTGAAAGCACTAAAGATCCACATTGTTTACATCTAAACAGGAATGTCAGCATATGAATGGTGTACTTGTACCATTCTCtgttaaacattctttttttgctCACTAGGACAAAGATGGCAACATACTGGTGAAAAATCAGGATCAGAATACCACAGTTTTCAGCGATGTGAACTACAAGAACAGAGTCAGCATTAAACAAGATTTCAGCCTCGTCATCACACAAGTGGCCATGACCGATCAGAGAACCTTCACCTGCATGGTGGTGTTGAGAGAAGACATTTTAGAGTATCCTGTTCAACTGGCCGTTTACAGTGAGTATCATACACAGGAGCACTGACCAAAATgctttaatatttataaagacAATAATTCTAATTACAGTACTTAAAAAGTACAgtatttttcctgtttaatactgtaaagctgctttgacacaatctgtattgttaaaagcactatataaataaagatgactggACTGGACTTAAAAAGGATTATATTGGATGCATTTATGAACTACTGTGTCCAAcaaattttccttttgttttcagaTGTTCCCTCAGAACCTCAGATTACAAACCTGACGACTGTGATGGAAATCGGCAAACCAACTACGGTAGGTTGTGTAATCAATCAAGTCCACAGATTACAAAATGGTTTATTTATGGTTTATATATCACATGCATTAAAAACTCAGTTAGAACTCAAATATATTAACTTCTTGCAATCTGAACCTTATATGATGGAATGCAGTGCTTTGGAATTCCtcttttaatatttgcattaataACCAATTTTCTCGTTCTCGTTTTTGTCTCATCAGTTGGCGCAGTGTCGTTCTGAAGGTGCCAATCCAGCTGCCAACATCACATGGTTCAGGAATAAAACACCTCTTATGACTGATGGAGCAGGTAAAGTGAAATATGGTATTCACTCAAATATTTGCCAAGATTAACTCatcctcatttcattccaaacctatatggcACAAAAAGGAGATCATTTGAAGACTGTTTTGaatgctcttttccatgcaattacagtaAATGGTAATGAAGCTTTAAAACTtccaaaaagatgaaaaaagcaCCATATTAATATCATAAAAGTGGTTTAGAACATGTTCCAAtgatagaagaaagtcatatgggttcgCAGCATGAGAGTTAGATTCAAATGATCAAAGAGCTTTTTATTCTTTGGTACTgtattttgtttgtctttattaatgtttttctttttcttgttgaatacAGCCATTAAAATCACCACAAATGTGGATGTTGATAAAGCGACAGGACTGTCCACGACAACTTCTACCCTGGAGTATACAGCAGTGAAGGGAGACATTGATGCCAAGTTCACCTGTCAGGTTCAACACATCAAGTCTGCTAACATGGATTCCTCACCTCTTGTCTTCACTGTGAACTGTAAGTTCTTATACTACCTGTACAAAGCCTTTGTTTAATATTATTCCTATATGGTCCATTTTAGCAAGTTTTTAATCTTAATGCCTCCTACATTTTCTTCAATAATTCAATTCCAAACAATGTCATTGAGAGCAAATGCATTCAAAACTGAAGCGGTTAATGGTCTAATGTTTAGCATAATTCACAGGACTATTCAGAATAACTCGCTTTCAAGTAGCCATGAGAAAGAGGCCTTATCAGAATTAAACGGCTCGTTGAATTTCGTCCAAATAAGATATGTAATTTGGCCTCGCTGGAGCAGGGCGTTTAGATGTTGAATGGGGTTTTGTCTTGCCTGTGGCTGTTATAGTGAAGGTACTAGCCCCACTGCTAACTCTCAAAAGCATTTCTCACCACGAGAGCACTCTCAAAGCCTCAACTCTTGAGCTGAAGGGCCTCTTCTGGCTCATAAGGAGCTTTGCTGAAGTGCCCTTATCTGCATGGGCTCTGGCAGGGCTTGCCCTCCTTGCTTTACACATACCCTCTCTCCACAGACCCTACCGAGAAGGTCAATCTCCAAGTGGTGTCCCAGGGTCCTTTTAAGGAAGGAGACAACGTGACCCTCAAATGCACAGCAGACGGAAACCCTCCACCTTCTAGCTACAACTTCTACATTAAAGTAAGTCTCCTCTGCAACTCACTTTGCTCTCTGTTCCTTTAGCATAAGTCAGAAAATTGAAGGCTGCTTTTCTACTTAAACCACCTTTTTTATCTGTAGGGAGAGAAAAAGACTGTGGACTCCAACACATACACCTTGACCAGCGTCACTCGGGAGAACACTGGAGAATACCAATGCTCACTAGTGGACCATGAGGATATTGTGGCTTCTGTACCCATCACAGTTGAATGTAAGGAAATACTTCAGATGCAGTCTGATGTTTGACCTCTTTTGGATTGACTaacatctctctttttctttcctcaAAGATCTTGATGTGGTCTTTAGCAGCACTGGTAAAATTGTTAAGAAACTTGGTGAGAGCCTTGAGATGAATGTAGATGTTAAAGCTTCAGGAGCACCACAAACTTCTTGGAAGAAGGTAGAAAATAAATGCCTCTAAAAAATAAGATGACCTTTTGTTAATTTCTGGTTATTAAAATGCTGAAACACTCTTTTAGGGCAATGCCAAGCTGAATAGTCAGCCCAAGTTTGACAAACTGATGTACTCGGACTCTGGCGTATATGAGTGTGTTGTTTCCATGGCTGGCCTCAAGAAAACACATACATTTGAATTGGTAGTTGAAGGTAAGTTTGCAGTGCTCTTCGTATGCGATTTATTAAAGTTTAACTGTTTTTACGGTTGAACACAGTCCAAAAGACCAGACCATTGTAAATCAGAACAATGCTTTGGGGAAAAGTTTCGTTTTTGATGGCTAATTGCAGAAGTGTTTTTGCAGGTTCACCAGTCATTAAGAACCTGATCAAGGAGCGTGGTGAGGGCATGACCAAGGTCCTGAAATGTGTGGCTGAAGGCTTTCCAAAACCCACAGTACAGTGGAGTGTCAATGGCTCAAATGTAAGTCTGAACAATCTTGCACGGCATTCTTATTATGAAGATTTTTCggtgcctgttttttttttatgttttatatgcttatcaatgctgcatttatttgattaaaaatacaagcaAAACAGGAATTAtgtggaatatatttttacaatttaaaaatgtaatttattcctgggatgcaaagctgaattttaagcagtcaTTACCCAGTGTCATCTTTCAGAAATCTCTCAAGTATAGTGATtcagtgctcaagaaacttttcttagcatcgttgaaaacagttgtgctgcttcatatttttgtagaaactgatacaattttgatcaaagtaatgcatccttgctgagttaattttccccccaaaataaataaataccgaCCACacacttttgaacactagtgtttCTTTTGGTTGGTTGTCAAATGATGAATTTTTGACCAATTTTTGAAATcgtgatttatatatttttgacatattgGACTTGGACTATAGTTTTAtcaaacagaataaaatgttttagaattagTCAGATCACTTAATACACCGCAAAATACACATCACAGAATTCATCAAATCCATGCC is a genomic window of Cyprinus carpio isolate SPL01 chromosome B15, ASM1834038v1, whole genome shotgun sequence containing:
- the LOC109078493 gene encoding CD166 antigen homolog A-like isoform X1, yielding MHRIALLTCLLTVSLMNQVSGLGTVMGKYGDTIEIPCNNGRVVEAEVTFVKWKYDKDGNILVKNQDQNTTVFSDVNYKNRVSIKQDFSLVITQVAMTDQRTFTCMVVLREDILEYPVQLAVYNVPSEPQITNLTTVMEIGKPTTLAQCRSEGANPAANITWFRNKTPLMTDGAAIKITTNVDVDKATGLSTTTSTLEYTAVKGDIDAKFTCQVQHIKSANMDSSPLVFTVNYPTEKVNLQVVSQGPFKEGDNVTLKCTADGNPPPSSYNFYIKGEKKTVDSNTYTLTSVTRENTGEYQCSLVDHEDIVASVPITVEYLDVVFSSTGKIVKKLGESLEMNVDVKASGAPQTSWKKGNAKLNSQPKFDKLMYSDSGVYECVVSMAGLKKTHTFELVVEGSPVIKNLIKERGEGMTKVLKCVAEGFPKPTVQWSVNGSNAESVSEHGKVTYSLTIVPNGNLSVSCTVSNVLGFDIKSINVSALVDDDVTMDKQADQKDEKSDQTILAVGIVFGLMLAVLAIGLAYWLYMKKFRQGSWKTGEKEDGSTEESKKLEENQSQKADV
- the LOC109078493 gene encoding CD166 antigen homolog A-like isoform X2 is translated as MHRIALLTCLLTVSLMNQVSGLGTVMGKYGDTIEIPCNNGRVVEAEVTFVKWKYDKDGNILVKNQDQNTTVFSDVNYKNRVSIKQDFSLVITQVAMTDQRTFTCMVVLREDILEYPVQLAVYNVPSEPQITNLTTVMEIGKPTTLAQCRSEGANPAANITWFRNKTPLMTDGAAIKITTNVDVDKATGLSTTTSTLEYTAVKGDIDAKFTCQVQHIKSANMDSSPLVFTVNYPTEKVNLQVVSQGPFKEGDNVTLKCTADGNPPPSSYNFYIKGEKKTVDSNTYTLTSVTRENTGEYQCSLVDHEDIVASVPITVEYLDVVFSSTGKIVKKLGESLEMNVDVKASGAPQTSWKKGNAKLNSQPKFDKLMYSDSGVYECVVSMAGLKKTHTFELVVEGSPVIKNLIKERGEGMTKVLKCVAEGFPKPTVQWSVNGSNAESVSEHGKVTYSLTIVPNGNLSVSCTVSNVLGFDIKSINVSALVDDDVTMDKQDQKDEKSDQTILAVGIVFGLMLAVLAIGLAYWLYMKKFRQGSWKTGEKEDGSTEESKKLEENQSQKADV
- the LOC109078493 gene encoding CD166 antigen homolog A-like isoform X3, with the translated sequence MHRIALLTCLLTVSLMNQVSGLGTVMGKYGDTIEIPCNNGRVVEAEVTFVKWKYDKDGNILVKNQDQNTTVFSDVNYKNRVSIKQDFSLVITQVAMTDQRTFTCMVVLREDILEYPVQLAVYNVPSEPQITNLTTVMEIGKPTTLAQCRSEGANPAANITWFRNKTPLMTDGAAIKITTNVDVDKATGLSTTTSTLEYTAVKGDIDAKFTCQVQHIKSANMDSSPLVFTVNYPTEKVNLQVVSQGPFKEGDNVTLKCTADGNPPPSSYNFYIKGEKKTVDSNTYTLTSVTRENTGEYQCSLVDHEDIVASVPITVEYLDVVFSSTGKIVKKLGESLEMNVDVKASGAPQTSWKKGNAKLNSQPKFDKLMYSDSGVYECVVSMAGLKKTHTFELVVEGSPVIKNLIKERGEGMTKVLKCVAEGFPKPTVQWSVNGSNAESVSEHGKVTYSLTIVPNGNLSVSCTVSNVLGFDIKSINVSAHQKDEKSDQTILAVGIVFGLMLAVLAIGLAYWLYMKKFRQGSWKTGEKEDGSTEESKKLEENQSQKADV